From Passer domesticus isolate bPasDom1 chromosome 5, bPasDom1.hap1, whole genome shotgun sequence, the proteins below share one genomic window:
- the RTCB gene encoding RNA-splicing ligase RtcB homolog, with protein MSRSYNDELQYLDKIDKNCWRIKKGFVPNMRVEGVFYVNDPLEKLMFEELRNACRGGGAGGFLPAMKQIGNVAALPGIVHRSIGLPDVHSGYGFAIGNMAAFDMSDPEAVVSPGGVGFDINCGVRLLRTNLDESDVQPVKEQLAQAMFDHIPVGVGSKGVIPMNAKDLEEALEMGVDWSLREGYAWAEDKEHCEEYGRMLQADPNKVSSRAKKRGLPQLGTLGAGNHYAEIQVVDEIYNEYAAKKMGIDHKGQVCVMIHSGSRGLGHQVATDALVAMEKAMKRDKIIVNDRQLACARIASAEGQDYLKGMAAAGNYAWVNRSSMTFLTRQAFAKVFNTTPDDLDMHVIYDVSHNIAKVEQHVVDGKERTLLVHRKGSTRAFPPHHPLIAVDYQLTGQPVLIGGTMGTCSYVLTGTEQGMTETFGTTCHGAGRALSRAKSRRNLDFQDVLDKLADMGIAIRVASPKLVMEEAPESYKNVTDVVNTCHEAGISKKAIKLRPIAVIKG; from the exons ATGAGCCGCAGCTACAACGATGAGCTGCAGTACCTGGACAAGATCGACAAGAACTGCTGGCGGATCAAGAAGGGCTTCGTGCCGAACATGCGT GTGGAGGGCGTTTTCTACGTGAACGACCCGCTGGAGAAGCTGATGTTCGAGGAGCTGCGCAATGCGTGCCGCGGCGGAG gTGCGGGTGGCTTCCTGCCTGCTATGAAACAGATTGGGAATGTGGCTGCATTGCCTGGCATTGTTCAC AGATCAATAGGCCTTCCAGATGTCCATTCTGGCTATGGATTTGCTATTGGCAACATGGCTGCCTTTGATATGAGTGATCCTGAAGCAGTGGTTTCGCCAG GTGGTGTCGGCTTTGACATCAACTGTGGCGTCCGCCTGCTGCGGACAAACTTGGATGAAAGTGATGTGCAGCCTGTGAAGGAGCAGCTCGCCCAGGCTATGTTTGACCACATTCCCGTTGGTGTTGGCTCCAAAGGTGTCATCCCCATGAATGCCAA GGATTTGGAAGAGGCACTGGAGATGGGTGTGGACTGGTCTCTCCGAGAGGGCTATGCCTGGGCAGAGGACAAGGAGCACTGTGAGGAGTATGGAAGAATGCTACAGGCCGACCCCAACAAAGTCTCTTCAAGGGCAAAGAAAAGGGGCCTGCCTCAG CTGGGGACCCTGGGAGCTGGAAATCATTACGCCGAGATCCAGGTGGTGGATGAGATTTACAACGAATACGCTGCCAAGAAAATGGGCATTGACCACAAAGGGCAGGTGTGCGTGATGATCCACAGTGGAAGCAGAGGGCTGGGCCACCAGGTTGCCACAG ATGCACTGGTGGCTATGGAAAAAGCTATGAAACGGGACAAAATCATAGTGAATGATCGCCAGCTGGCGTGTGCCAGGATTGcctctgcagagggacaggattACCTGAAGGGAATGGCAGCTGCTGGCAACTATGCCTGGGTTAACCGCTCTTCCATGACTTTCCTAACACGACAG GCCTTTGCCAAAGTCTTCAACACAACCCCAGATGACCTTGACATGCATGTTATCTATGATGTGTCTCACAACATTGCCAAAGTGGAACAGCATGTAGTGGATGGAAAGGAACGGACTCTGCTGGTGCACAGAAAGGGATCAACCAGGGCCTTCCCCCCTCACCATCCTCTAATTGCTGTTGATTATCAA CTGACTGGACAGCCTGTTTTGATCGGTGGCACAATGGGCACCTGCAGCTATGTCCTCACTGGCACAGAGCAAGGCATGACTGAGACCTTTGGAACTACTTGCCATGGAGCT GGTCGTGCACTGTCTCGAGCCAAATCTCGACGTAACTTGGACTTCCAGGACGTTCTGGACAAGCTGGCTGACATGGGTATTGCCATCCGTGTTGCTTCTCCCAAACTGGTCATGGAAGAA gCACCAGAGTCTTACAAGAATGTGACTGATGTGGTTAACACCTGCCATGAAGCTGGCATCAGCAAGAAAGCCATTAAACTGAGACCTATTGCTGTTATAAAAGGCTAG